The following proteins come from a genomic window of Varunaivibrio sulfuroxidans:
- a CDS encoding efflux RND transporter periplasmic adaptor subunit: MHMPSSRSKLFWVLCVIVLAGVVGGGLWIALARTGDGAASKWITTTVVRGDIEDTTTALGTLQPRDYVDVGTQVSGQLRKILVAIGDTVTKGQLLAEIDPTLYSAKVDEDRALLASLRAQLAGKNAQLNLTHEQLTRQKRMLQANATSKESYQSAVAAEKSAAAQVTQINAEIEQTTSQLAGDVAKLGYTRIYAPMAGTVVSLTARQGQTVNASQQAPTLLRIADLDSMTVWTQVSEADVNKLKIGQPVYFTTLGRPDHRWRSTLRQILPTPEILNNVVLYDALFDIPNPDRSLGIAMSAQVFFVHGAAKDTLLVPLAAVTGKGKAAAVRLIENGAVERRAVTVGVRNRVQAEILSGLKVGDEVVVDQRQTGAKSESKPNRGPRL; encoded by the coding sequence ATGCACATGCCTTCTTCGCGTTCAAAGCTTTTTTGGGTCCTTTGCGTAATCGTCCTCGCCGGGGTCGTTGGCGGTGGGCTGTGGATCGCCTTGGCCCGAACCGGCGACGGCGCGGCGTCGAAATGGATCACCACGACGGTGGTGCGCGGCGATATCGAGGACACCACGACCGCACTGGGCACCCTGCAACCACGCGATTACGTCGATGTCGGCACCCAGGTTTCCGGCCAGTTGCGCAAAATTCTTGTGGCGATCGGCGATACCGTCACAAAGGGGCAGTTGCTCGCCGAGATCGATCCCACGCTCTATAGCGCTAAAGTGGATGAGGACCGCGCTTTGTTGGCCAGCCTGCGCGCCCAACTGGCGGGGAAGAATGCGCAGTTGAACCTAACTCACGAGCAGCTGACTCGCCAGAAGCGGATGTTGCAGGCCAACGCCACCAGCAAGGAATCCTATCAAAGCGCGGTGGCGGCGGAGAAATCGGCGGCGGCCCAAGTTACCCAGATCAACGCCGAGATCGAACAAACGACCTCCCAGCTCGCCGGTGACGTGGCGAAGCTGGGTTATACTCGAATTTACGCTCCGATGGCCGGCACCGTGGTCAGCCTGACCGCCCGCCAAGGACAGACGGTGAACGCCAGCCAACAAGCCCCTACTCTTTTGCGCATTGCCGACCTGGACTCCATGACGGTGTGGACCCAGGTCTCCGAAGCCGACGTCAACAAACTGAAGATCGGCCAGCCGGTTTATTTCACCACCCTGGGTCGTCCGGATCACCGCTGGCGCTCGACACTGAGGCAAATTCTGCCGACGCCGGAAATCCTCAATAACGTGGTGCTGTACGACGCTCTTTTCGATATCCCCAACCCCGATCGCTCGCTGGGCATTGCGATGTCGGCGCAGGTGTTTTTTGTCCATGGCGCGGCGAAAGATACGCTGCTCGTACCGCTGGCGGCGGTGACGGGAAAGGGTAAAGCCGCCGCCGTCCGGCTGATCGAGAACGGCGCGGTCGAACGACGTGCGGTGACGGTGGGCGTGCGCAACCGGGTTCAGGCCGAAATTCTCTCCGGACTTAAGGTCGGCGACGAGGTCGTGGTCGACCAACGCCAAACCGGCGCTAAGTCCGAATCCAAGCCTAACCGCGGACCTCGGCTATGA
- a CDS encoding MacB family efflux pump subunit — translation MIETVTPGAPLIELENITKTYRNGAMAVEVLHGVSLTIHRGEFVAIMGTSGSGKSTLMNLIGCLDRPTSGRYLFAGRDVSGLGRDALALLRRDAFGFVFQQYNLLPSADAVENVEVPAIYAGLRRADRHARAREILTALGLGERMHHRPGQLSGGQQQRVSIARALMNGGSVILADEPTGALDSHSGAEVMTLLRRLNAEGHTVVLITHEAAIAAEAKRMITIADGVVLSDSGPQQDYPAPTHGEARIFTAKARPTAGRLNDAAEAVKMAFRSLRANLFRTVLTLLGIIIGVGSVVAMLAIGDGAKQDVLTRIQAMGTNLLLIRPGAPNTRGGSDVATLVPEDAEAIARLPNVASAVPEMAGGVTIRAGNVDDQTSVTATTADFPQARDWPLQRGVFFGPDDVKSYAPVTVLGQTVVDALFPSGVNPVGSYVLIKNVPFQVIGVMASKGATPFGSDMDDVAFVPLTTGGLRLFGKRYLRSIIVQVTALDGMKTTQKQVEDLLTARHHTTDFRVRNMASIVATVTATQNTLTVLLGSIAAISLLVGGIGVMNIMLVSVTERTREIGIRMATGARGANIRLQFLTEALVVCAIGGGLGVGGGLGTALMVGRLGSPIVLSLPPVLLAFGCALATGLVFGTTPARKAANLDPVVALSAE, via the coding sequence ATGATTGAAACCGTCACCCCGGGCGCGCCGCTGATCGAGCTTGAAAACATCACCAAGACCTACCGCAACGGCGCGATGGCGGTAGAGGTCCTCCATGGCGTGTCCTTAACCATCCATCGCGGCGAGTTCGTCGCCATCATGGGAACTTCGGGCTCGGGCAAAAGCACATTGATGAATTTGATCGGCTGTCTCGACCGACCAACGTCGGGACGCTATCTGTTCGCCGGGCGCGACGTCTCGGGACTGGGGCGCGACGCCCTCGCCCTATTGCGGCGCGACGCCTTCGGCTTCGTTTTTCAACAATACAATCTGCTGCCCTCCGCCGACGCCGTGGAAAATGTCGAGGTGCCGGCCATCTACGCCGGGCTACGCCGCGCCGACCGCCACGCCCGGGCTCGTGAAATTTTGACCGCGCTGGGCCTCGGCGAACGCATGCATCACCGCCCGGGCCAGCTTTCGGGCGGTCAACAGCAACGTGTGTCGATCGCCCGCGCCCTGATGAACGGCGGCAGCGTCATCCTCGCCGACGAGCCCACCGGCGCGCTGGACAGCCACAGCGGCGCCGAGGTCATGACGCTGTTGCGTCGGCTTAACGCCGAGGGCCACACCGTGGTGCTGATCACCCACGAGGCCGCGATCGCCGCCGAAGCCAAGCGGATGATCACGATCGCCGACGGCGTGGTGCTTTCCGACAGCGGCCCACAGCAGGACTATCCCGCGCCGACGCATGGGGAAGCGCGCATTTTCACCGCCAAGGCGCGGCCGACGGCGGGACGCCTCAACGATGCCGCCGAAGCGGTCAAAATGGCTTTTCGCTCGCTGCGCGCCAACCTGTTTCGCACCGTTCTGACCTTGCTTGGGATCATCATCGGGGTCGGCTCGGTGGTGGCGATGCTCGCCATCGGCGACGGCGCCAAGCAAGACGTGCTGACGCGAATACAGGCGATGGGCACGAATTTGTTGTTGATCCGCCCCGGCGCCCCCAATACCCGCGGCGGCAGCGATGTCGCCACCTTGGTTCCGGAAGACGCCGAAGCCATCGCCCGTCTGCCCAACGTCGCCTCGGCGGTGCCCGAAATGGCCGGCGGCGTGACCATCCGCGCCGGCAACGTGGACGATCAGACCTCGGTCACCGCGACCACCGCCGACTTTCCCCAGGCGCGGGACTGGCCCCTGCAACGGGGCGTTTTCTTCGGCCCCGACGACGTCAAAAGCTACGCCCCGGTCACCGTGTTGGGGCAGACCGTGGTCGATGCCCTATTCCCCTCGGGCGTCAACCCGGTGGGATCTTACGTGTTGATTAAGAATGTTCCGTTCCAGGTCATTGGCGTAATGGCGAGCAAGGGCGCCACCCCTTTCGGCAGCGATATGGACGACGTCGCCTTCGTTCCCTTGACGACCGGCGGCTTGCGTCTCTTCGGGAAGCGTTATCTCCGTTCGATCATCGTTCAGGTCACCGCGCTGGACGGTATGAAAACGACGCAAAAACAGGTCGAGGACCTGCTCACCGCCCGTCATCACACCACCGATTTTCGCGTCCGCAACATGGCGTCCATCGTCGCCACCGTCACCGCCACCCAAAACACGCTCACCGTCCTGCTGGGCTCGATCGCCGCTATTTCTCTACTGGTGGGCGGCATCGGCGTGATGAACATCATGCTGGTCAGCGTCACCGAGCGCACCCGCGAGATCGGCATCCGCATGGCGACCGGCGCGCGCGGGGCCAATATCCGCCTGCAATTTCTGACCGAGGCGCTGGTGGTCTGCGCCATCGGCGGTGGACTGGGCGTCGGCGGCGGGCTGGGCACCGCGCTGATGGTGGGGCGGCTCGGCTCGCCGATCGTGCTCTCCTTGCCGCCGGTGCTGCTGGCCTTCGGCTGCGCCCTGGCGACCGGGCTGGTCTTTGGCACCACGCCGGCGCGCAAGGCGGCCAATCTCGACCCCGTCGTCGCCCTGTCAGCGGAGTAA
- a CDS encoding efflux transporter outer membrane subunit, producing the protein MRLFPFISPLLLAVVACAQIPDLTLPHLDLPSEWANARDGETTKAAPTPVVASTWWTAFDSPELNALEQAALTANTDLRAAVARIEQAQGELAIAGGPLLPGITAGLSTQTTRRTTTATSSASGGARISHSSQGSLSASYEVDFWGGNRAAVVAANANLAASRFDRDTVALTLTSSVATTWFKALALTDRVAVARKNLAIARQTLALAEKRESFGQTSTLEAAQQRSSVALIEAQLPALDIQRRQAINALAILTGVPPARLHLKRVTLDGLSVPTLAPALPADLLRRRPDIAKAEANLVAANANIGVARADLYPKLTLTAEGGRLSTAARTLLDPGNLFWTLSGSFAATLFDNGRLQGRVALSEAKKRELMDAYRGAVLNALLDTENALAAIHGLAAQEAADRRAITAAREAERLATVQYREGAVDYLTELEAQRTLLNAEDDAVQVRQARLAAAVSLYKALGGGFSHAAAASKNP; encoded by the coding sequence ATGCGGCTATTCCCTTTCATTTCCCCGTTGTTGTTGGCCGTCGTGGCGTGCGCGCAAATTCCCGACCTCACCCTGCCCCATCTCGACCTGCCGAGCGAGTGGGCCAACGCCCGAGACGGCGAAACGACGAAGGCCGCCCCGACCCCGGTGGTGGCGAGCACGTGGTGGACCGCCTTCGACAGTCCCGAACTGAACGCCCTGGAACAGGCCGCCCTCACCGCCAATACCGACCTGCGGGCGGCGGTTGCGCGGATCGAGCAAGCCCAGGGCGAATTGGCCATCGCCGGAGGGCCGTTGCTGCCCGGGATCACCGCCGGCCTATCGACGCAAACAACGCGCCGCACCACGACGGCAACTTCCAGCGCATCGGGCGGCGCGCGCATCAGCCACAGCTCCCAGGGATCGCTCAGCGCGTCGTACGAGGTCGATTTCTGGGGCGGAAACCGCGCCGCCGTCGTGGCGGCAAACGCCAACCTCGCCGCCAGCCGCTTCGACCGCGACACCGTGGCGCTGACCCTGACGTCCTCGGTGGCGACGACCTGGTTCAAGGCCCTCGCCCTGACCGATCGCGTCGCGGTGGCGCGCAAGAACCTAGCCATCGCCCGCCAAACGCTGGCGCTGGCGGAGAAAAGAGAATCCTTCGGCCAGACATCGACCCTGGAAGCGGCCCAGCAGCGCAGTTCCGTGGCCTTGATCGAGGCGCAACTGCCGGCGCTGGACATCCAACGCCGTCAGGCGATCAACGCCCTGGCGATTTTGACCGGCGTCCCCCCGGCGCGCCTGCACTTGAAGCGGGTCACCCTGGACGGCCTTAGCGTGCCCACGCTTGCCCCCGCGCTGCCCGCCGATCTGCTCCGTCGCCGCCCCGATATCGCCAAGGCCGAGGCCAACCTCGTCGCCGCCAACGCCAACATCGGCGTCGCCCGGGCAGACCTGTACCCCAAATTGACCCTGACCGCCGAGGGCGGACGGTTGAGCACCGCCGCGCGTACGCTGCTCGACCCCGGCAATCTGTTTTGGACCCTGTCCGGATCGTTCGCCGCCACCCTTTTCGACAATGGTCGCCTGCAAGGCCGGGTGGCGCTGTCGGAAGCGAAGAAACGCGAACTGATGGACGCCTATCGAGGCGCGGTGCTCAACGCCCTACTCGACACCGAAAACGCCCTGGCCGCAATCCACGGTCTGGCCGCGCAGGAAGCGGCGGACCGACGCGCCATCACCGCCGCACGCGAGGCCGAGCGCCTGGCCACCGTCCAATACCGCGAGGGTGCGGTTGACTACCTGACCGAGTTGGAAGCCCAACGGACCTTGCTCAATGCCGAAGACGACGCCGTCCAGGTCCGCCAGGCGCGACTCGCCGCGGCGGTGTCCCTCTACAAGGCGCTGGGCGGCGGCTTTTCTCACGCCGCGGCGGCCTCTAAAAATCCCTAA
- a CDS encoding OmpA family protein produces the protein MKKNSSIFKFSIVGLTAFLGACAGTYDVQGIATQPDQGSAYASALHKYYVERAAFEKSEGDWSSVDFFASRAKKAAEGVIVAPQNPTQRHLKQDGPAIDAAYQRLTGALAAGQGDAHPEACAQAQTWLEHWMEQAEEGRQQDHIRMARTGYEDAIVKCDVKTAPTLAPAPAAKLGDAQFVVFFDFNAATLTPKARSVIDEIAADIKKNGAASVRLVGRTDTVGSNAYNAALAQKRVQRVADALKAKGVNVKIDTLSVGEHMLAAPTGDNVKNQSNRRVDVTVKH, from the coding sequence ATGAAGAAGAATTCTTCGATTTTTAAATTTTCAATCGTCGGCCTTACCGCCTTTCTCGGCGCATGCGCCGGAACATACGACGTCCAAGGCATCGCCACCCAACCCGACCAGGGTTCGGCTTACGCCAGCGCCCTGCATAAGTATTACGTCGAACGGGCCGCTTTCGAAAAAAGCGAAGGCGATTGGAGCTCGGTCGATTTCTTCGCGTCCAGGGCCAAAAAAGCCGCCGAGGGCGTGATCGTAGCCCCACAGAACCCCACCCAGCGCCACCTCAAACAAGACGGCCCGGCGATCGACGCGGCCTATCAAAGACTGACAGGCGCACTGGCCGCCGGCCAGGGCGACGCCCACCCCGAGGCCTGCGCCCAGGCGCAGACCTGGCTTGAGCATTGGATGGAACAAGCCGAGGAAGGTCGCCAACAAGACCACATTCGCATGGCCCGTACAGGGTATGAGGACGCGATCGTCAAGTGTGATGTGAAAACGGCGCCCACCCTCGCACCGGCACCCGCCGCGAAGTTGGGCGACGCTCAATTCGTGGTGTTTTTCGACTTCAACGCCGCCACGCTAACGCCCAAAGCACGCTCCGTGATCGACGAGATCGCCGCCGATATCAAGAAAAACGGCGCCGCGAGCGTGCGTCTCGTGGGAAGAACCGACACCGTCGGGTCCAACGCCTACAACGCCGCCTTGGCGCAGAAACGCGTGCAGCGCGTCGCCGATGCGCTGAAGGCGAAAGGTGTTAACGTTAAGATCGATACCTTGTCCGTCGGCGAACACATGCTCGCCGCGCCGACCGGAGACAACGTCAAAAACCAAAGCAACCGACGCGTCGATGTGACCGTCAAGCATTAA